Proteins encoded together in one Balearica regulorum gibbericeps isolate bBalReg1 chromosome 3, bBalReg1.pri, whole genome shotgun sequence window:
- the BEND6 gene encoding BEN domain-containing protein 6 isoform X1 — protein sequence MKKFTLFDFVNDNSLQIGETSWIQDLPNDDNELERLLKPNEHVLVNWPVAERKTEKHLVKVVYMSDDPQELVEMMQKILRADEITKIQVLGKGKRKRIEMIFSESEDSDLDKEQGKMMKHIKRKKSLQASAPANILSQLETSLINKQREPYSGSNFLYSESSSDDEEPLFQLSKVELCAKIKSLKRKLTDTMKENCRLRQSLVMLQVLPQAVTHFEELVGMAEALLKGGVTSSASSLHSHAVWKASNNPLADSYAAMHSNSSSPITLNVEDEEQQTEKQFKIEKWQIALCNKSKPQKFINDLMQALYTHEYMATHSLTGAKSSSSKDKAAKPAMNQNEVQEIIGITKQLFPNTDDALIRRMMGQKLNNCTKKPILSKDLNSGAFQKHSFCGSTAAPQGIISSAVPPSTQDQQDDDSTAANAQIRQSNSCLSPPPPTTQGQQECFKPTSSKVQSHLTRSSPAPSPNQGCTQDLRNSDKE from the exons ATGAAAAAATTCACACTGTTTGATTTTGTAAATGATAATTCACTGCAAATTGGAGAGACTTCGTGGATACAGGACCTTCCCAATGATGATAATGAACTAGAAAGACTTCTGAAACCAAATGAGCATGTTCTAGTAAACTGGCCTGTGgcagaaagaaagacagaaaagcaccTGGTGAAAGTTGTGTACATGAGTG ATGACCCCCAAGAGCTGGTGGAAATGATGCAAAAGATACTACGAGCGgatgaaattacaaaaatacaagTCCTTGGAAAAGGCAAGAGGAAGAGGATAGAAATGATATTCTCAGAAAGTGAAGACAGTGACCTGGATAAAGAACAG GGGAAGATGATGAagcatataaaaagaaagaaatcattacAGGCATCTGCTCCTGCCAACATCCTGAGTCAACTTGAAACATCTTTAATCAACAAACAG agagaacCATATTCAGGAAGCAACTTTCTGTACAGTGAAAGTAGCAGTGATGATGAAGAGCCTTTATTTCAACTATCCAAGGTAGAACTGTGtgccaaaataaaaagtctCAAGAGGAAGCTGACAGACaccatgaaagaaaactgcCGCCTAAGGCAGTCCCTGGTGATGCTTCAAG TGTTGCCACAAGCAGTCACCCATTTTGAAGAACTGGTAGGGATGGCTGAAGCACTGCTCAAAGGGGGAGTGACATCATCTGCGTCCAGTCTGCATTCACATGCTGTTTGGAAAGCATCTAACAATCCGTTAGCAGATTCATATGCAGCTATGCATAGTAACTCCAGTTCACCAATAACTTTGAATGTGGAAGATGAAGAGCAACAGACCGAAAAACAG ttcaaGATTGAAAAGTGGCAGATTGCACTTTGTAACAAGAGCAAACCTCAGAAGTTTATAAATGACTTGATGCAAGCACTTTATACACACGAATACATGGCTACACACAGCCTGACAGGTGCAAAGTCCTCCTCTTCAAAGgataaagcagcaaaaccagctaTGAATCAGAATGAAGTTCAGGAGATCATAG GAATCACAAAACAGTTGTTTCCAAACACGGATGATGCTTTAATTAGGCGAATGATGGGACAAAAACTGAACAATTGCACCAAGAAGCCAATTTTAAGCAAAGATCTTAACTCAGGTGCTTTTCAGAAGCATAGCTTTTG TGGTTCAACAGCTGCTCCTCAGGGCATCATCTCTTCTGCTGTTCCTCCCAGCACACAAGACCAGCAGGATGATGATTCAACAGCTGCTAATGCACAAATTCGGCAAAGCAACAGCTGTCTGTCTCCTCCACCTCCCACCACACAAGGTCAGCAGGAGTGCTTCAAACCCACTTCTTCTAAGGTGCAGTCTCATCTCACCAGAAGCTCACCAGCGCCCTCTCCCAACCAGGGTTGCACACAGGATCTCAGGAATTCAGACAAAGAGTAA
- the BEND6 gene encoding BEN domain-containing protein 6 isoform X2 yields MMQKILRADEITKIQVLGKGKRKRIEMIFSESEDSDLDKEQGKMMKHIKRKKSLQASAPANILSQLETSLINKQREPYSGSNFLYSESSSDDEEPLFQLSKVELCAKIKSLKRKLTDTMKENCRLRQSLVMLQVLPQAVTHFEELVGMAEALLKGGVTSSASSLHSHAVWKASNNPLADSYAAMHSNSSSPITLNVEDEEQQTEKQFKIEKWQIALCNKSKPQKFINDLMQALYTHEYMATHSLTGAKSSSSKDKAAKPAMNQNEVQEIIGITKQLFPNTDDALIRRMMGQKLNNCTKKPILSKDLNSGAFQKHSFCGSTAAPQGIISSAVPPSTQDQQDDDSTAANAQIRQSNSCLSPPPPTTQGQQECFKPTSSKVQSHLTRSSPAPSPNQGCTQDLRNSDKE; encoded by the exons ATGATGCAAAAGATACTACGAGCGgatgaaattacaaaaatacaagTCCTTGGAAAAGGCAAGAGGAAGAGGATAGAAATGATATTCTCAGAAAGTGAAGACAGTGACCTGGATAAAGAACAG GGGAAGATGATGAagcatataaaaagaaagaaatcattacAGGCATCTGCTCCTGCCAACATCCTGAGTCAACTTGAAACATCTTTAATCAACAAACAG agagaacCATATTCAGGAAGCAACTTTCTGTACAGTGAAAGTAGCAGTGATGATGAAGAGCCTTTATTTCAACTATCCAAGGTAGAACTGTGtgccaaaataaaaagtctCAAGAGGAAGCTGACAGACaccatgaaagaaaactgcCGCCTAAGGCAGTCCCTGGTGATGCTTCAAG TGTTGCCACAAGCAGTCACCCATTTTGAAGAACTGGTAGGGATGGCTGAAGCACTGCTCAAAGGGGGAGTGACATCATCTGCGTCCAGTCTGCATTCACATGCTGTTTGGAAAGCATCTAACAATCCGTTAGCAGATTCATATGCAGCTATGCATAGTAACTCCAGTTCACCAATAACTTTGAATGTGGAAGATGAAGAGCAACAGACCGAAAAACAG ttcaaGATTGAAAAGTGGCAGATTGCACTTTGTAACAAGAGCAAACCTCAGAAGTTTATAAATGACTTGATGCAAGCACTTTATACACACGAATACATGGCTACACACAGCCTGACAGGTGCAAAGTCCTCCTCTTCAAAGgataaagcagcaaaaccagctaTGAATCAGAATGAAGTTCAGGAGATCATAG GAATCACAAAACAGTTGTTTCCAAACACGGATGATGCTTTAATTAGGCGAATGATGGGACAAAAACTGAACAATTGCACCAAGAAGCCAATTTTAAGCAAAGATCTTAACTCAGGTGCTTTTCAGAAGCATAGCTTTTG TGGTTCAACAGCTGCTCCTCAGGGCATCATCTCTTCTGCTGTTCCTCCCAGCACACAAGACCAGCAGGATGATGATTCAACAGCTGCTAATGCACAAATTCGGCAAAGCAACAGCTGTCTGTCTCCTCCACCTCCCACCACACAAGGTCAGCAGGAGTGCTTCAAACCCACTTCTTCTAAGGTGCAGTCTCATCTCACCAGAAGCTCACCAGCGCCCTCTCCCAACCAGGGTTGCACACAGGATCTCAGGAATTCAGACAAAGAGTAA